Proteins encoded in a region of the Alosa sapidissima isolate fAloSap1 chromosome 19, fAloSap1.pri, whole genome shotgun sequence genome:
- the LOC121692975 gene encoding antimicrobial peptide NK-lysin-like — protein sequence MGMTVVIIIGYLLIYSVFGSHDSRYEAGSSEKILARDEVQLRGLCGACKWIVEKVRKALPEDADQVEIREQLKTVCNKIGLLKSICKKFVKKYMAKLVAEISSADDAKTACVHLKACK from the exons ATGGGTATGACTGTTGTCATTATAATAGGATATCTGCTTATTTACTCAG TGTTTGGTAGTCATGACTCCCGGTATGAGGCTGGCAGCTCTGAGAAG ATACTTGCTAGAGACGAGGTTCAGCTTCGTGGTCTCTGTGGGGCATGTAAGTGGATTGTGGAAAAAGTGAGGAAAGCTCTTCCTGAAGATGCTGACCAG GTGGAGATCAGAGAGCAGCTGAAGACGGTGTGTAACAAAATAGGCCTCCTAAAGTCCATTTGCAAGAAGTTTGTGAAGAAATACATGGCCAAACTGGTGGCGGAAATCTCTTCTGCAGATGATGCAAAAACTGCATGTGTCCACCTAAAAGCCTGCAAGTGA